The following proteins are encoded in a genomic region of Coffea eugenioides isolate CCC68of chromosome 6, Ceug_1.0, whole genome shotgun sequence:
- the LOC113774645 gene encoding calcium-transporting ATPase 1, plasma membrane-type-like, with protein MEKLLKEFNVPAKHGSEEELSLWRKLVTPVKNPMRRFRYVANLDKRSAVQEQKAKIGEKLQACLVLYMEELESTDAGDDFMNGYRGRRNAPRR; from the exons ATGGAGAAGCTACTGAAGGAATTCAATGTACCGGCAAAGCATGGATCAGAAGAGGAGCTGAGCTTGTGGAGAAAGCTTGTCACGCCTGTCAAGAACCCCATGCGGCGTTTCCGTTATGTGGCAAATCTTGACAAGAGATCGGCAGTCCAAGAACAAAAGGCAAAAATTGGA GAAAAATTACAGGCCTGCTTGGTGCTTTACATGGAAGAACTAGAGTCTACTGATG CTGGTGATGACTTTATGAATGGCTATAGAGGCAGAAGAAACGCTCcaagaagataa